Proteins co-encoded in one Dasypus novemcinctus isolate mDasNov1 chromosome 6, mDasNov1.1.hap2, whole genome shotgun sequence genomic window:
- the SCD gene encoding stearoyl-CoA desaturase, with amino-acid sequence MPAHLLQEEISSSYTTTTTITAPPSRVLQNGKLEKTPLHLEEDIRPEMKDDIYDPSYKDKEGPRPKLQYVWRNIILMSLLHVGALYGLMLLPSCQIYTCLWAFVHYFLSALGITAGAHRLWSHRTYKARLPLRVFLVIANTMAFQNDIYEWARDHRVHHKFSETDADPHNSRRGFFFSHVGWLLVRKHPAVKEKGGLLDLSDLKAEKMVMFQRRYYKVGIMLMCFILPTLVPYYFWGESFQHSLFVATLLRYAVVLNATWLVNSAAHLYGYRPYDKNIGPRENILVSLGAVGEGFHNYHHTFPYDYSTSEYRWHFNITTLFIDCMAAIGLAYDRKKVSKSTILARIKRTGDGSYKTG; translated from the exons ATGCCGGCCCACTTGCTGCAAGAGGAG ATCTCTAGCTCCtacactaccaccaccaccatcacagcGCCTCCCTCCAGGGTTCTGCAGAATGGCAAGTTGGAGAAGACTCCCCTGCACCTGGAAGAAGACATCCGCCCTGAAATGAAAGATGATATCTATGACCCAAGCTACAAGGATAAGGAGGGCCCAAGGCCAAAGCTCCAGTATGTCTGGAGAAACATCATCCTTATGTCTCTGCTGCATGTGGGAGCCTTGTATGGGCTCATGCTTCTTCCCAGCTGCCAGATCTACACTTGCCTCTGGG CATTTGTCCACTATTTCCTGAGTGCCCTGGGCATAACGGCAGGAGCTCATCGTCTGTGGAGTCACCGAACTTATAAAGCCCGGCTGCCCCTGCGGGTCTTCCTAGTCATTGCCAACACGATGGCTTTCCAG AATGATATTTATGAGTGGGCCCGAGACCACCGTGTCCACCACAAGTTTTCAGAAACAGACGCTGATCCTCATAATTCCCGACGTGGCTTTTTCTTCTCTCACGTGGGCTGGCTGCTTGTGCGCAAACACCCTGCTGTCAAAGAGAAGGGCGGTTTGCTTGACTTGTCTGACCTAAAAGCCGAGAAGATGGTGATGTTCCAGAGGAG ATACTACAAAGTCGGTATCATGCTGATGTGTTTCATCCTGCCCACCTTGGTGCCCTATTATTTCTGGGGTGAAAGTTTTCAACACAGCTTGTTCGTTGCCACTCTTCTGCGTTATGCTGTCGTGCTCAATGCCACCTGGCTGGTGAACAGTGCTGCCCACCTCTATGGATATCGCCCTTATGACAAGAATATTGGCCCCCGGGAGAACATCCTGGTTTCCTTGGGAGCTGTGG gTGAGGGCTTCCACAACTACCACCACACCTTCCCCTATGACTACTCCACCAGTGAGTACCGCTGGCACTTCAACATCACCACATTATTCATCGACTGCATGGCTGCCATCGGTCTGGCTTACGACCGGAAGAAAGTGTCCAAGTCCACCATCTTGGCCAGGATTAAAAGAACTGGAGATGGGAGCTACAAGACTGGCTGA